The genomic interval GGTGCATACTGACCCCAACCTACCTGGTCTTTAGTGTCATCTGAGTCACCCCAGAAGATGGCCCCAGCTGCACCCAGCGCTGCGCTCTCTCCAATGGTGGAGATCAGGTCTGCCTGTGTGGACAGAGTCTGGTTAGTGCCCACAGATCCCACACGCACCCATATCCTGCCAACATGGTGCACCCCAAAGAGCCCACCACAGAGTCAGAGGAGCGAGACCCAATCCTGCTCCAGGCCACGAGCAGAGAGGACTGTACCAGCTCTGTGGTGACAAAGCTCCCGTCCCCCCATTTCTCCTCTGGGGCCAAGCCAGCACACCACAGGGGCTGTGAGCTGCTGGGACCCAGGAGTCCTGTGCCTCCTCTCAAGCACTTCCCTGGTGATGGTGACCATTGGTGCCAGTCCTGCTGCCAGACACCTTGCCCATATGGCAGGGGTGGTTTGTGGCACCCAATTATCCACCCACAgaggggctgagctgggtggCCCCACATCATGGCTCTCTTTGGATGGTGGGACAAAGGGCCAGCCCCACACCAAAGGATGCTGTTCCTCAACCCACGTGTGGACAGCCAAACCACGGTGTGCTGGTGACACCATGAGAGCAGCCACTGGCTTCCAGAGCCATCTCCCTCTGTAGCCAAAGATGGGACAGAGGCAGAGGGGCCAGCTCAGCCCACTCCAGAGCCCAGGTGCCTGGGATGGCCACCTCCCAGTGGCACAGCCCTACCTGGCTGAGCACTTCCAGCTTGCGGCTGTAGGTGGGCCGGGTGTAGACAAAGACAGGCAGGGAGTAGCCGTCGTGGTGCTGCTGCGAGATACGCATGGCCTCCATCACCCGTGCCCGCACAAACTTGCGGCTGTTGGGGGTGGAAGCCAGGAGAAAGTCGAGGTAGATGGACGGGTAGAGGGCCATGCTCTCCCTCCAGAGCCATGCCAGCTGGTCATTGCGTGTCTTCTCCACATCTGGGCACTGCCCGGTGTAGCTCTCCTTGTTCTTGCTGTAGTCATGGTTGTAGCAGTCGGGAAAGAGGTAGAACCCCCAGAGCTGCTTGGGTCGGAAGCTCTTGGCCATGCGCAGGGTGCTCACCATGAACTGCCGGGCAGCCGACTCAAACTCAAACACGGCCTGCTTGTTCAACTCCTCACGGGACCAGGTGGGCTGCCGCTGGTACACCAGCTGCTGAGACACATCCCGGTAGATGTCCTTGGGTTTCCAGTTGCGAGCCCAGATGGGCCGCCACTCCTCCCAGTCAATGacggccagcccctccttggcAGGCGAGCGGATGTACTTGTTGATGCCATCCCGGAGGCGGGCGAGGTGCTCGGACAGGCTGCTGTTTTGGGGGACACCACCGTTGATGGCCACACCCTGGCGGTTGTAATAGGGGTAGAGCCCCAGGCGCTCCTTGTAGAAGATGGTGAGGTTCTGGCCCACGAAGCCCTCGTTGGGGGAGGCGTCCAGGTCGAAGAGGCTGAAGTCGAAGGACACTTGGAAGCGGGGCTTACAGTCCTGGGTGGGCATGTTCCAGGCCACCAGGAAGGGTCGGCGGGTGAACAGGGGGGCGGCTGATGGCTTCTCAGGGGGCTGCCGGGCCAGAGCCAGCAGGGCAAGCCAGGGCACGGCCACGGCCACCGTGCAGCCCCCACGCATCCTGCCCAACGGGGGCCTGGGAGCAGCGGGGAGAAGCGGGGGTCAGTAGCAGGGTACAGGCAGGGGACGGCTCTGCCCACACCCCCCAAAGCAGCCCCTGCCCGGGACAGCGGGGTGCCGGGAGGCGCTGCCGGCGCTTTCAGGGGCTGGCTCCTGAGAATCCCGGTCCCAAATGGCTCCTCCCGGCTCCGCTCCTGACCCCAGTTCCCCCCGCTCTCAGATCCCCCCCGCCGCTCCCTCCCGCTTCCCGGCGCCCCCGCGGGTGCCGGCGCGGCGCCGCCTTTGTTCGACACCGGCACACAAAGCGCCGGGGCGCGGCCCCCagcggccccgctccccgcccgtCCCGCGCCGCGCCGGGCTCTCACCGAAACTCACGCCATGCCCCGCCGCAAGCTCCCACCGGCACCACCTCCCCCCGCCACCCGCTTTAAAGCTCCCGGCGCACACCACCCGCGGgggcgccgctccccgccccgccaGGCCCCGCCCGGCCGCGGCCAGCCGGAGTGGCGGCGCGGACCATCGCGGGACTTCGGGGGAGCGGACCGGCGGTGGACCCGCTGCCACACATACACCTCCGCGGGGCCGCGGCACCGGGCAATGCGCGTCACCCCCCAGCCCGCCGTGCTTGGTACGGCCCGGGAGGCCACGCCCCCGACGCGGCGGaagggggcggggcggggccacAGGGGCGCCGACAGTGGGCGCCGCGGGGCGCAAGGGGCTGCGGCGCTGGGCTGGGCGAGAGGGTCCTCCAAACGGTGGTGACCCCGGGACGGTGCCCCCAGGGTAGCGGTGACCTCAGAGCAGTGGTGGCCCAAGAACAGTGGTGACCCAAGAACAGCCATGAGCCCAGGATGGTGGTGATCCCATGATCATAGTTACCCCAAAATGGTGGTGTCCCCAGGATAGTGTCCCCAGAGTGGTGGTAACCTCAAAAGAGTGGTGACCCAAGAACAGTTGTGTCCCCAGGATGGTGGTGACCCAAGAacagtgctgtccccaggacagTGGTGATGTCCCTAGGATGGTGACACCCTTGGTAGGCTGGTATCCCCAGGGTGGTGCTATCCCCatggccgtgctgtgctgggcaggatgTCCTGTGTGGGGCCAGGGCAGCCGGTGCTGCTGACTCAGCCATGGCCTCCTGGGTTTTCTGCCCGGGGGGAACAAGAGGGGCTGCAGGCGCAGCACAACCAGGGGAGCTTCCTTCCCAGGGTGCCGCCGAGGCTCTGGCGAGTCCCCCCAGACGAGCAGCGGAACTGGCCGTCCCCAtgtcctgcctgtcccctgcctgcTCTAGCCAGGGCTGGCCCTGGTGGGCCAGGGGCCATCAAGGTGTCCCTGTGGAGGAAGTGCTGGAGTGCAAGGGTGTGCCGGGCTGGGGGAAGGAAATGGGGCTGAATCTGCGGAAGTGCTCCCCAGCCACCCGCCGGCTCTCCGGGGAGTGGGTGGGAGCACCAAGCCCGGCATTGTTTGGTGCCAGGCCCCGGTGCCGAGCCCAGGGCCGTGGGCACCCACAGATGGCTCCAGTTAGCGGGACCAAGTCGGGTGCCAGATTTCACGGTGAAGCTCCCACCACGAGGGTGATGGTACCAccggggacaggcacagtgtcTGGGCTGGCCACTCGGAATCCAGGCTGCACCCCACAGCTCGGCCTGGCCTGTGGGCAACACCGGGCACCGGCCAGGAGAAGGGCAGGGGAGGTCGGGCAGCGGCGGGCGTTGGCTGCCAAAACCCTCAGGAGAGATCACAGGGAGCCAAGAAATCCCAGCGCTGGCGGGCGCTGCCCTTCCCCTCCGGGCAGTAAACAGGCTCCCTTCGCCAGCAGCAGAAATGCCTAAAATTTTCCATCCTCCGCAATCTCACGCGCCAAAGGTTACTGGCGCTGCCGCTTGTGGGGTGGCTGGAGGggtcacagctctgctgctgggagggCTGAAAGTCCTCAGCACAACGTAGCTTCTCACCACTGTCCCCCTGTGAGGACTTGACATcacatgcctcagtttccttcctcccttccccctggGAATACCCTGCATTTTGGGAGGGGGCAGCTGGACGTATTCAGCCTCCTCTCTCTCGTCTCGCCCCGCTGAGCATGAGATGACCTTAAGCTGTTCTCAGCTGGGCACAAGAGTGGAGAGGGGCACAGGGCAGTAGAGCTGGACAGCAGCTGGGGTGAGCCAAGCAGTCGAGGTGGCCACATGGGCAGCTGGGTGGCTGTGAATCCCTCACAGGTGCTGGATAACAGGGTGTTAGTCATATTTACTCGTGCTGAACAGGTCTGGGCAAGGTGCAAGAGGAGCTCAAATTGGGGACAGAACGACCGCGGGGCCAGGAGGGGAGGTGGGCACCTGCTTCTGCCCCAGACTGGGGGATGCAGGCACAGCCCGGCCtcacaggcagcaggagagagACTGGGGTGGCTCCAGTGGACATGAAGCTGGTCATGGGGCTGGCGAGCCACAGCCACCACCTTGTTTAACGTCATTAATGCCTTCACAGCCAACCAGTCCCCCTTGAGGTCACCATGATCTGTCCTTTCAGGGGCTGGGGCTCCTATAGATCAATGGGCTAAAGTCCTAGAGCCTTGTCCCCCATAAACCAAAGCGCTGGCAGGACACACCACATTGCTCACTCTCATTATAGCTTTCATCAGCGGCTTGTTTCCAATCCAGCTTGCACAGAGGAAATGATGAGAGGTGGTGGTGGCCACGGGAAAACATTTGCAGGGCTGCCGGGGGCAGGATGCAGGGCATAAAATGAGATCACGCTCACCCCATGGACAGCCTGCACTGCTCGGGGAATGGGCAGCATCCCAGCACGGGGTCACGCCAGGTTCAAGAAAGTCGTCAGACCCCAGTGATTAATGAGGCACTGATTTGGCAGGGCAGGTGACGAAGGAGCAGACAGGCAGATCCATCCCAATGCAGGGCTTGGGCAGAGAGATGGGAAGAGGCTGGCTGGAGCTGGGCTGCCTGCAACACCCTTGCTgcctcctggctccctgcaGACCTCCTTCCACATGCAGAAGGAAGAGGTGCCTGAGGTCCAGCCCTGAGCTGAACAAGAAAATTACATATATTTACATAAACACACTTTAGTTATATATTTAAAGAGTGTCAAGGCAATTATGAGCAGCATCATGGCCCAACAAAGCTACCAATGCCTGTCAGCACCATGTGGGAAACTGGAGCACGTGGAAGCAACCCCAACTTCGCTCCTTCACCACCAGCTCAGTCACACATGCACGAACATCACCCTCCTGGAAAAACAAGCGGCTCAAAGGTGGCAAGCAGACTGGCATGTCAAAGCCCAGCTCCCCTTGGCTCACCAACATCAAGACAGCTCTTGGACTTGCAGGGtctacaaataattttattgaaatttAACAAAGGTGGACAGATGCACTGGGAAGCAGAGGAAGGACCATAAATAGTGTATGTTTCCCAAACCCACAGGTCCTACCCACACACTAAAGGAGCAAGGAGCCTAGTGTTGGTGAGTACGGTTCGGCTACACATCCACATGGGAAAGCACAACGTTGCACAGAAAtcgtaaaaaagaaaaaaaaaaagaactgaaaggaaaacttcccttttttttcttgctccaACACCACAGTGGACACAGATACTATTTACAGCGACCTTCACATTTTTAAGATCACTCCAGCTGCTCCCAAGGCCCTACTGCCACAGGAGGGCTGGAGGCTGGCGGAGGGGAGGGTGCCCGGGGGGGCTGGCAGCTCGGGGGACCAGCCTGGGAAGAAGTGGGGCAGGACGCAGCTTGTTGGCAGCCTGGGAAGGGTTGCTGCCACTCCGGTGACACGGTGGGGTGGGAGAAGGagtgtttttttgggggaagcATGTTTGACACCCTGGGGGAAGGGTGGGCAGCCTGCCAGGGAGGACAAAAGCATCCTCGCTAAGCCTGTCTCAGTTTCTGCCCCGCCTGGGGCTCAGGCCCTGCCTTCTCAGCCAGTTTTTGGCCGGTATCCAGGCAAGGGGCTCCTATCAGGGCAGGCAAACAGCACCAGCCCCATCCCCACTCCTTCTCTGCCTTCCCCTGTACCCGAGGTGGGTTCTGtgcagctgcctgcaccctCAGACAGCCCAGCCACAGCTTTATCTCCTCTTGCTGGagacagcagctcctgctcttctccagagcCCTAGGGATGCCCTTCCCAGTGAGATCCGGACCGGGAGAAACTCAAGAGCAGGTGGTGCGAACAAGAAACACTTCAGTGGGGTACTGGGTTAAGACAAGACTCTTTCAAGAAAGCAGGAGAACAAAAGATGTCAAAAGAAGTGCCCAGCATCACAGTGTAGATGAGCTCCCCAACAGAGCTCTGCTTCCCTGcctggcagcagccagcacacCCACTTCGCCCTCCATGCTTTGCCTTCCGTGCTTGCTCCGGTCAATGGGAACAGCGGGTGGGGGGATATGGAGGGAAGAGGTGGTGACAGGAAGACAGCAACAGCCACGCCGCTGTTATCTCCCCGGAGCTGGGAATGTGGCCCCACGCCCGGGCAGCTCTCAGTGGGCGTGGGGATGGATACATCCAACAGAGACGCCGACAGGGCTGGCG from Columba livia isolate bColLiv1 breed racing homer chromosome 10, bColLiv1.pat.W.v2, whole genome shotgun sequence carries:
- the HYAL2 gene encoding hyaluronidase-2 isoform X3 codes for the protein MRGGCTVAVAVPWLALLALARQPPEKPSAAPLFTRRPFLVAWNMPTQDCKPRFQVSFDFSLFDLDASPNEGFVGQNLTIFYKERLGLYPYYNRQGVAINGGVPQNSSLSEHLARLRDGINKYIRSPAKEGLAVIDWEEWRPIWARNWKPKDIYRDVSQQLVYQRQPTWSREELNKQAVFEFESAARQFMVSTLRMAKSFRPKQLWGFYLFPDCYNHDYSKNKESYTGQCPDVEKTRNDQLAWLWRESMALYPSIYLDFLLASTPNSRKFVRARVMEAMRISQQHHDGYSLPVFVYTRPTYSRKLEVLSQADLISTIGESAALGAAGAIFWGDSDDTKDQDSCQMIKNYLEGDLGRYIVNVTTAAQLCSTALCQGRGRCLRQDSTADVFLHLNSTSFQLRHRDGDHPQHPLFWAEGQLSSADILFLRTHFHCHCYQGWQGSSCQVPASPRSHAPVPLAPLGLGVLLLLVSWC
- the HYAL2 gene encoding hyaluronidase-2 isoform X1, which translates into the protein MAVLGSPLFLGHHCSEVTATLGAPSRGHHRLEDPLAQPSAAAPCAPRRPLSAPLWPRPAPFRRVGGVASRAVPSTAGWGVTRIARCRGPAEVPPLGRMRGGCTVAVAVPWLALLALARQPPEKPSAAPLFTRRPFLVAWNMPTQDCKPRFQVSFDFSLFDLDASPNEGFVGQNLTIFYKERLGLYPYYNRQGVAINGGVPQNSSLSEHLARLRDGINKYIRSPAKEGLAVIDWEEWRPIWARNWKPKDIYRDVSQQLVYQRQPTWSREELNKQAVFEFESAARQFMVSTLRMAKSFRPKQLWGFYLFPDCYNHDYSKNKESYTGQCPDVEKTRNDQLAWLWRESMALYPSIYLDFLLASTPNSRKFVRARVMEAMRISQQHHDGYSLPVFVYTRPTYSRKLEVLSQADLISTIGESAALGAAGAIFWGDSDDTKDQDSCQMIKNYLEGDLGRYIVNVTTAAQLCSTALCQGRGRCLRQDSTADVFLHLNSTSFQLRHRDGDHPQHPLFWAEGQLSSADILFLRTHFHCHCYQGWQGSSCQVPASPRSHAPVPLAPLGLGVLLLLVSWC
- the HYAL2 gene encoding hyaluronidase-2 isoform X2, with amino-acid sequence MAPPLGRMRGGCTVAVAVPWLALLALARQPPEKPSAAPLFTRRPFLVAWNMPTQDCKPRFQVSFDFSLFDLDASPNEGFVGQNLTIFYKERLGLYPYYNRQGVAINGGVPQNSSLSEHLARLRDGINKYIRSPAKEGLAVIDWEEWRPIWARNWKPKDIYRDVSQQLVYQRQPTWSREELNKQAVFEFESAARQFMVSTLRMAKSFRPKQLWGFYLFPDCYNHDYSKNKESYTGQCPDVEKTRNDQLAWLWRESMALYPSIYLDFLLASTPNSRKFVRARVMEAMRISQQHHDGYSLPVFVYTRPTYSRKLEVLSQADLISTIGESAALGAAGAIFWGDSDDTKDQDSCQMIKNYLEGDLGRYIVNVTTAAQLCSTALCQGRGRCLRQDSTADVFLHLNSTSFQLRHRDGDHPQHPLFWAEGQLSSADILFLRTHFHCHCYQGWQGSSCQVPASPRSHAPVPLAPLGLGVLLLLVSWC